From the Musa acuminata AAA Group cultivar baxijiao chromosome BXJ3-1, Cavendish_Baxijiao_AAA, whole genome shotgun sequence genome, the window ATTCTCAAATGTGCTAAGAGGTTTAGCATTTATAAGGCTTAGACTTGTTCTGGTGATAACTATATGCTCAAAATTATTCTACAATTTTCAGGTACTTATGTTTGACAATTCAAATTCAGTTTGAGGTTAACTTTTGCGATTATTAGTTTTCTTCAGTGAACTGTAAAATTTCTTGAGTTTTTGAAATTGCTTAAACTGTTATCAGCATGGAATATGAGATTCATTGACGGCTTGGAGTGCATTTGGATATTAAGTTTTTAAACATCATGGAGTTTACTAAAGTTGCTCTCTGTAATTTTGTTTGTTAGTTTTAACTCAATAATCATCATAAGCTTGTCAATAATTTTTACCAGGCTAATTCAAAAGCACCGAGTAATGCATGTGAGACATGTGGGGAGACCTTTGAAACAAGGTAACTTTTCACTCTTTTGTAAACCCTTTGTTACATGTTGTGGTCATCACTTGTCACTACTCTTTTCCTGGTCGTTTCATTTCCTGCCATGTTCTTGAGCGTCAAGCCCATTATTGTGGTTATGTCAGGAATAAATTGTTTGCACATTTGGGCGACACTGGCCATGCTTCTCTCAAGTCAAGGTGACTTGTTGGATCAAGCAACTATATTTGTGAGTAATTGATGACAATTTTTTCCAGAGGTTATTGGCCTTGCTTTGCGAGCATAACTTTACTCTGTATGAAGGGCTTGTAGGGATATTTATACAAGCCAATACGAACTGGACCACAATTTTGGGGATTTCAGAAATGTGCAGCGAGATATCTTTTCTTGAGAACTGATAGCTGGATGTTGTTTTTTCAATAAgtgaaatagaaaagaaaaagtgaTGGTAAAGTGTGGAAAAACAGAAGGCACTGTCATTCTCAAATTAGAGTTATATTGTTTGTCTAAGCAGTTTAAGTCAATCAAATCGTTATTCATGTTTTATTTTTCCATATTGGATTTTCCggggatgtgtgtgtgtgtaaactCCTCTATGATAAAGATCTTTACCAGTGGCaatctttatttatttgtttattttattgcCCGTAAGATGTCTAAATTTGTGTGCCGGATGCTGATACTGTAAGTTACTGGAAAAGTTGTCCTAATTGTAATTGCTAGATATAATGCTGCTGCTCTTCATCGGTGATATGGGAACCCACACATGGCTATGCACTACCTTCCCTGGTTTTTAGATTGGATTTCCATTGGAGGTAAGTGCAGTTGGTTTCTTTGAGATGGCTTTATGCAATATCTAGTCATTGACCAATCGAATATGTTTTGTCCCAAAGTTTGGTGATGTGATGCATTTGAAGACAAGGTCAAAAGAAATCTGTTTGTGGGGTGTACTATTGGCCTTGCTATTTCAGTGAAGGCTTCCAAGTGTAATGTTATGCAGCATTTCTCCTGCTCAAGTTGTTCTATGATCGTTGTTGTTTGAGGCACCAAAATCTGTATTGAGGTTGAGGAAGTACATTTTGACGATCGGGTTAGGAAGTCTGTGCGCTGCTTCCAATTGTAATGTTGTGCAACATTTCTCCTGCTTAAGTTGTTCTATGATCATTATTGTTTGAGGCACTAAAATCTGTATTGAGGTTGAAGAAGTACATTTTGATGATCGGATTAGGAAGTCTATGCGCTACTTCCAATTGTATTGTAATGTTATGCAACATTTCTCCTGCTCAAGTTCTGTGATCATTGTTGTTTGAGGCACCAAAATCTGTATTGAGATTGATGAAGTACATTTTGAGGATCTGATTAGGAAGTCTGTGCGCTATTGTAATGTTATGCAACATTTCTCCGGCTCAAGTTGTTTTAAGGCACCAAAATCTGTATTGAGGTTGAGGAATTACATTTGGGGATCTGATTAGGAAGTCTGTGCCCTACTTGTGTGGAAGGATCTCTGGAAGGGAGAAGGCAAATCAGATGGGGAGGGTTACTTGTGTAGAAGGATCTCTGGAAGGGAGAAGGCAGCTCATATGGGGGAGGAACTGAGTTCAACTTTGTTGTGTCTGAATCAAAATTTCATTAATGTTGTACTCGAATGTTATTCTTTCCAACTGCACAAGAGTTTGTCTTTTTCCAGGTAGTAAAGAGATGAGATCACAAACAAAAGGCTAATATATGGTTACAGATGGTATGCTAAGTACATACCATATAAAATAATTACAGCAAGTTAAAAGGTCTTCGTCATTTGGATGTATTTATTGAATGTCACATTGACCATCTCAGTGTAGATTATTAAGAATGCGGCAGCCAATTCGTATCATGCATAATGGTTGCATGGCTGGTTTGCAATCGTGTGTACCGGTAGTAATATCGATCAAAGCTTGCATTAGTATCAAGTAGTTTGCAATCTTATGTACTGGTAGTATATCAATCAAAGCTCGGACTAGTATCAACAAGGTTTACGATCTTATGTATCGTACTGGTAGTATATCGATCAAAGCTCCGACTATTTGTAATCTTATCTACTAGTAGTATATCCATTAGAATTAGTCAAGACTATTTGTAATATCCATAAGAACTCGGATTAGTATCGTAACGATATGTAGCGAATGTCAATATATTGATATATAGCGAATGTCAATATATTGGCACATATTAAATTTTAAGAACTTAAAAAATctgaaaacaataaaaaaaatccatCGCGAATCCATCATGTATGCGCTATCCTATTTATCAACGTACACTAGCTTTCAGAGCAGCAATTACTATCATTTTTACTATACGGTACCTATCGATGTTACAAATGCTGGCATGTTTAATAACAATCATTATTTCCatcatttttgaaaaacaatatatatatatatatatatatatatatatatatatatatatacatatataagaatTGCCTGAAAATTACTTGGTTTtggtaataataaaaaataattttgtttgaatttttaattttaattttaatttttttgtatttttcctTGCCCAATCTGTTTAATTTGGTGATCAGGATCTGGCATTACATACTTTGGTTCGCTTGTGGCATCAGCAACACACGCAGACTTCTTCGTTATCTTGACCAGAAAGAATTGCTCCATGCAGATAGATACAACCCATATAGATTAGACATTAAACTAAAAGGGAGGTATGGCAGCCTCATCAACCCATATAATACAATGAATCATTGCCTCCCTGGATcacttaagagagagagagagagaaggacaagttccatgaaaagaaaaagagcaTAAAAGAGGGAATCAAAGCCCCACTTTTGTTGCCACTAAACAACAAAACACTGGTGGGGGGAACGTCTGTAGATGGATCCCTCGTTGGCCACCTATGTTCATCACATGACTTGTGGACCCTCATCTGCTCATCGATATGCTTTCAATTCCTCGAAAGATGTGATTTCAGACAGCCTACTACAAGTGTGAACTCATAACCTCAACAGGAACAAGGACGAGAGAAAGAGAGTTGATAGGAGTGAGGCCACCTCAGCCCCTCCGACCAAGCCCGCATCACTACCATCAATGCTACTGGTTGTACCAGTGGGGCCCAGTCCTCCCAGCACCCCTCCGGTCCCCGTGGGGGTGGCGCCTGTGGTTGGAGGGCTGAAGGTTGTAGGAGTCGTCGTCGTGGTTGGGGGAGTAGTGCTTGTGCTTGTCGGAGTGCCGATTGCGGGGGTGCCGCTCGTTGGGGTGGTGGTTGTTGGAGTGCCGGAAGTTCCTGCAACACTGACAAAAAACAAACAAAGAATTGGAAGAGAAACAAGGTTTAGATATGAACAAGCAGTAAAATGAAATTAAAGCGAGATAAACAAGAAGAACAACTGGCACGAGCACATAAAAGCATGCAAAAGCAACAACAGCTTTTGCAAAAAAAAGATTCCCCAATGGCTCATGAATGATTGAACGAACcatagaggaagaaaagaagcaaaaggaaCATACTGGCTTCATAAAGAAGATTATGACAAAAGCAAGGGGCCGCTTGGCAGATCAAATAGATACATGACATTTTAGATTATGTTCCGTAGCCTCAATCAGACAggtggaggatttagatatttggGGAAAAAAAACATCAATATATCCTAGTGGTTGATATATGCTCATTTGGAGTGGAAAAGCTAAAGATGGGTAGCAAGGAAAGGAacataaataaaagaaagaaagaaagaaaggccgGATCTTTTGACTCATCAGGGGTTGTACAATCACCACAACTTTAAGAACCATCCAAAGCAAAAGGCCTCTTCAAAGAATTCAAAGCTGCTTTAAGAAAACAATGGCTATCATTCAAAGCTGCTTTAAGAAAACAATGGCTATCTTCTGCACAAATCGAAGAAAAATATACCTGGAAGTCGCAGGGTATGTGCAACCATTCCCCCCTGCAAAACCAAAGAGGATGATAGTACGAGTGGCTCAGTGGTAATGTAAATGGAATGTGTCTTGGAATAGGGGGGAGAGGGGACTT encodes:
- the LOC103973602 gene encoding PLASMODESMATA CALLOSE-BINDING PROTEIN 3, with product MATFLLLVLAVAMSSGSDAAWCVCRSDMSNTALQKALDYACGAGADCTPIIQNGACYNPNTVLAHCSYAANSYYQRKGQAQGACDFAGTASLTSTDPGGNGCTYPATSSVAGTSGTPTTTTPTSGTPAIGTPTSTSTTPPTTTTTPTTFSPPTTGATPTGTGGVLGGLGPTGTTSSIDGSDAGLVGGAEVASLLSTLFLSSLFLLRL